AATACAATGTGCCAGATAATTTGAGATAGTTGGTAGAGTTGCTACAGTACCAATCGCCTTGGTAGTTCTGAAGGGAGGGTGCGCTCCATGTTCCGTTGCCGTTGTAGTTCAGCCATATTATTGCACGGTGTATAACGGGATTGACGTCGTCCCCGCGCTCATAGATGATGACCGAACCGTAGTCCCCGAAGGACCTGTAGCCGGAGACCGTCCCTTCGACGTAGCTCTCCAAACGGGCCTTCTCGGGGCTCTGTATGACCATTACGTCGCCGGTATCGATGATGCCGATCCTAGATTCGTAGTTGTCGTGCTGCATGCTCGATGACATGACGACGCTCAGAGGGGAATCTAGACCTGAAGAAACGTGGATGAACGCATATCCGCCGATGATGCATATCGCTATTATACCGACAGCGGCAGCAATGATCTTGGTCCCTCTGTTCACGGGCCTTACATTGTTTGACCCTATAAAAACATTATAAACGATTAATACGGTAGGGTTGCAACACCTTTGAGGAAGGATTGAAAATGGAAAGACCCAGCAATGACGAATACTTCATGGAAATGGCACAGTTGGTATCCTCCCGTTCCACCTGTCTGAGACGCAAGGTCGGTGCCGTCATCGTCAAAGAGAAGAGGGTCCTTTCCACCGGTTACAACGGTTCCCCCAAGGGTACGAAGCACTGCGAGGAGCTAGGCTGCATCCGCGTCAAGATGAACGTCCCTTCAGGTACAAGGCACGAGCTCTGCAGGGGCGTCCATGCGGAGCAGAACGCCGTCACGCAGGCAGCATACTTCGGAGTGAGCGTCGATGGAGCAACCATCTACACCACGACATACCCCTGCTCGATGTGTGCTAAGATCCTCA
This genomic interval from Thermoplasmata archaeon contains the following:
- a CDS encoding S26 family signal peptidase translates to MNRGTKIIAAAVGIIAICIIGGYAFIHVSSGLDSPLSVVMSSSMQHDNYESRIGIIDTGDVMVIQSPEKARLESYVEGTVSGYRSFGDYGSVIIYERGDDVNPVIHRAIIWLNYNGNGTWSAPSLQNYQGDWYCSNSTNYLKLSGTLYFDDITRSGKDVKINLDSLEKQSGYLTMGDNPETNAYFDQAAGIISHPVGTEEIRSVAMMEIPWLGVIKVYMTDGKRSFLEHVPNSINCLVMIFALIFSIIYCCDIFYKKNELIAKSFEWNRWKYV
- a CDS encoding cytidine deaminase, which encodes MERPSNDEYFMEMAQLVSSRSTCLRRKVGAVIVKEKRVLSTGYNGSPKGTKHCEELGCIRVKMNVPSGTRHELCRGVHAEQNAVTQAAYFGVSVDGATIYTTTYPCSMCAKILINAGIKEIVYSEGYADDLSKDLLEEAKIKLREFTPEKKF